The Pseudoalteromonas sp. DL-6 genome has a window encoding:
- a CDS encoding HIT family protein: MNPIYDNSNTFAKIIAGEAPCVKVYEDDLTLAFMDIMPQKDGHVLVVPKEQAVTIYDLSAEAAQACMLTVQKIGKALERAMGVTGSTIFQHNGSSAGQTVGHFHFHVFPGPLLVIKDHGVQFEEVGKLKEIAALIISQLESPHA, translated from the coding sequence GTGAACCCAATCTACGACAATAGTAATACTTTCGCGAAGATTATTGCTGGAGAGGCCCCCTGTGTAAAGGTCTATGAGGATGATTTAACGCTCGCATTCATGGATATAATGCCGCAGAAGGATGGTCACGTATTAGTAGTACCCAAGGAACAAGCGGTCACAATTTACGATCTGTCTGCAGAAGCTGCTCAAGCATGCATGCTAACCGTTCAGAAAATAGGTAAAGCTCTCGAGCGCGCTATGGGGGTGACTGGGTCAACCATATTCCAGCACAATGGCTCTTCTGCCGGTCAAACTGTGGGGCATTTTCATTTTCATGTTTTTCCAGGACCTTTGTTGGTGATAAAAGACCATGGCGTGCAGTTTGAAGAGGTTGGGAAGCTTAAAGAGATAGCTGCGTTAATCATTTCACAATTAGAAAGTCCACATGCATAA
- the bfr gene encoding bacterioferritin, translated as MKGDKDVIAALNKVLANELVGINQYFLHARMFKDFGFSKLDKADYKVSIQKMKNADRLIERILFLEGLPNLQDLGRLRIGENSEEMIAANMSFELDTVDELRAAIKLAESKKDYISREALDNILNEQEEQIDWLETQQLLIKNTGLENYLQSQL; from the coding sequence ATGAAAGGCGATAAAGACGTTATTGCAGCACTAAATAAAGTACTTGCTAATGAGCTTGTGGGTATTAACCAATACTTTTTACATGCACGCATGTTTAAAGATTTTGGTTTTAGTAAACTAGACAAAGCTGATTACAAAGTATCGATACAAAAAATGAAAAACGCCGACCGTTTAATTGAGCGTATTTTATTTTTAGAAGGCCTGCCTAACCTTCAAGATTTAGGACGCTTACGCATTGGTGAAAACAGCGAAGAAATGATTGCCGCTAACATGAGCTTTGAACTTGATACAGTAGATGAGCTACGTGCTGCGATTAAACTAGCTGAAAGTAAAAAAGATTACATTAGTCGTGAAGCGCTCGATAACATTTTAAATGAGCAAGAAGAGCAAATTGATTGGCTAGAAACACAGCAACTACTGATCAAAAACACTGGGCTTGAAAACTACTTACAATCGCAACTGTAA
- a CDS encoding GNAT family N-acetyltransferase has protein sequence MNTAIEIRDAQPSDAKTILHFINELAIYEKEPDAVKTDEQAILDTLFCDGATAHSLICLQDDEPIGFAVYFYNYSTWLGKNGLYLEDLYVSPGSRGNGAGKAIMKELANRAISKDCGRFEWVVLDWNKPAIDFYNSMGAEPQNEWIIYRLTGQALIDFANKD, from the coding sequence ATGAACACAGCAATAGAAATTCGCGATGCACAGCCAAGTGATGCAAAAACAATTCTGCATTTTATTAATGAGCTTGCCATTTACGAAAAAGAGCCAGATGCAGTTAAAACAGATGAACAAGCAATTTTAGATACACTGTTTTGCGACGGCGCAACAGCGCATAGTTTAATTTGTTTACAAGATGATGAACCAATTGGTTTTGCGGTGTATTTTTACAACTACTCTACTTGGTTAGGTAAAAATGGTCTTTATCTAGAAGATTTATATGTTAGCCCAGGTAGCCGTGGAAATGGTGCCGGTAAAGCTATCATGAAAGAGCTGGCAAACAGAGCAATAAGCAAAGACTGTGGTCGCTTTGAGTGGGTAGTGCTTGATTGGAATAAACCCGCGATTGATTTTTACAATAGCATGGGCGCTGAGCCACAGAATGAATGGATTATATATCGTTTAACGGGCCAAGCATTGATTGATTTTGCAAACAAAGATTAG
- a CDS encoding (2Fe-2S)-binding protein: MYVCLCHGVTDKKIEQTIDDGATTMRELTKELKVGSQCGKCCCCTKKILNRKLIQIADITDQVA, encoded by the coding sequence ATGTATGTTTGTCTTTGTCACGGTGTGACCGATAAAAAAATTGAGCAAACCATCGACGATGGTGCTACTACCATGCGCGAGCTAACTAAAGAGCTTAAAGTGGGCAGCCAATGCGGTAAGTGTTGTTGTTGTACTAAAAAGATCCTCAATCGTAAACTGATTCAAATTGCAGATATAACCGATCAAGTGGCTTAA
- a CDS encoding TonB-dependent receptor, protein MFKTSLSLIALIVSGASIADESTIQRNLNQTEMEHVIVSGSRVFESIDEVPASITIISQKQIEAHLKVNPELQSLLAQMVPGLAPDTGSSSNSGQTLRGRAPLLMIDGVPQSTPLRNGSLGVKTLDPSAIGRIEVIKGATSIYGNGASGGIINYITKQAQSDGQTQGEISLSSRFSAVKLEESAGARLSAALNGRADKFSYLVTASYEENGVQRDSQGDVLGLQYGLSDAVTQNYFTKLGYDFDDEKQLQFSYNYFSSQQKTDLGDVVGDMSLGEKTYAIHVPSELQKQGKPQGPEGNENITLKYTDYALLENTQMTLDLYTQDIENVFFFSPNLANPDENYQGGQSVISSEKKGARATFNTQVDFDSVEASFIYGIDALNDVTAQPLVDGRVWVPEMDMKSVAGFLQTKWVIANDLIIKAGVRKENIDLSVDDYRTLKLCKTATQCSVPISVKGDTVDYNATTYNVGIKYNLDEKFSPFLNYSQGSDISDIGRLLRSATVNDIGLIQTQASIIDNYEIGFNSQFDAVRLEVAAYRSTSELGTTNKFNEVTGVYEPVRAPQEIWGYEALVDYTISPSLKLLATYSYVEGKNTEADIYLGSKQISPPKATANLNWQPTDTLSLTLSYLYVGDRKRFEPNDNGKYVGDQGPVDNYTVFNLSGQYQFADNWKSFIGIENLFNQDYFPARAQSYTYGGYNIKGLGTTATVGVTYQF, encoded by the coding sequence ATGTTTAAAACATCTCTGAGCTTAATAGCATTAATAGTCAGTGGCGCCAGTATTGCAGACGAATCAACGATCCAAAGAAATTTAAATCAAACAGAAATGGAGCACGTTATTGTTTCGGGTAGTCGTGTTTTTGAAAGTATTGATGAAGTCCCTGCTTCCATAACTATTATTAGTCAAAAGCAAATAGAAGCGCATTTAAAAGTTAATCCAGAATTACAAAGCCTTTTAGCACAAATGGTTCCCGGCCTTGCTCCAGATACTGGAAGCTCAAGTAATTCAGGACAAACTTTACGCGGGCGTGCCCCACTGCTCATGATTGATGGCGTGCCACAGTCAACGCCACTGCGTAACGGATCATTAGGGGTAAAAACCTTAGATCCAAGCGCAATAGGTCGAATAGAAGTCATAAAAGGAGCAACGTCAATTTATGGTAACGGCGCATCAGGCGGAATTATTAACTATATTACCAAGCAAGCACAAAGCGATGGCCAAACCCAAGGTGAAATAAGCTTATCGAGTCGTTTTAGTGCGGTAAAACTTGAAGAAAGCGCAGGCGCAAGGTTATCTGCAGCATTGAATGGTCGTGCCGATAAGTTTAGCTACTTAGTAACTGCAAGCTATGAAGAAAACGGTGTACAACGCGATTCGCAAGGCGATGTTCTCGGTTTACAATATGGTTTATCTGATGCCGTTACACAAAATTACTTCACTAAGCTTGGCTATGACTTTGATGATGAAAAGCAACTCCAATTTAGTTATAACTACTTCAGTTCACAACAAAAAACCGACTTAGGCGATGTTGTTGGTGATATGAGCCTAGGAGAAAAAACCTACGCCATTCATGTACCGTCAGAATTACAAAAGCAAGGTAAACCACAAGGGCCAGAAGGCAACGAAAATATAACCTTAAAATACACCGACTACGCACTGCTTGAAAACACACAAATGACGTTAGACCTCTATACGCAAGATATAGAAAATGTGTTTTTCTTCTCTCCAAACCTTGCCAATCCGGATGAGAATTATCAAGGTGGTCAATCAGTTATAAGTTCAGAAAAAAAAGGCGCCAGAGCAACTTTTAATACCCAGGTAGACTTTGACTCAGTTGAAGCGTCATTCATTTACGGAATTGATGCGTTAAATGATGTAACTGCACAACCGCTGGTTGATGGGCGTGTTTGGGTGCCAGAAATGGACATGAAAAGTGTCGCGGGCTTTTTACAAACTAAGTGGGTTATTGCTAATGACTTAATAATAAAGGCCGGTGTACGCAAAGAAAATATCGACCTTAGCGTAGATGATTATCGAACGCTTAAATTATGTAAAACGGCCACGCAATGCTCTGTGCCAATTAGCGTAAAAGGCGACACGGTTGATTACAATGCTACGACCTATAACGTGGGCATTAAATACAATCTAGATGAAAAATTCAGCCCCTTTTTAAACTACTCACAGGGATCTGATATATCAGATATTGGCCGCCTACTTCGCTCTGCCACAGTAAATGATATAGGCCTTATTCAAACTCAAGCTTCAATTATCGATAATTATGAAATTGGTTTTAATTCTCAATTTGATGCAGTTCGTTTAGAAGTCGCAGCATATCGAAGCACCTCTGAGCTTGGTACTACAAACAAATTTAATGAAGTAACCGGTGTTTATGAACCGGTTAGAGCACCTCAAGAAATTTGGGGTTATGAAGCCTTAGTAGACTACACCATAAGCCCATCTCTTAAATTACTGGCAACGTATAGTTATGTAGAAGGTAAAAATACTGAAGCCGATATATATTTAGGCTCTAAGCAAATCAGCCCACCAAAAGCCACAGCCAATCTTAACTGGCAACCTACGGACACCCTGTCATTAACATTAAGTTACTTGTATGTGGGTGATAGAAAGCGCTTTGAGCCTAATGATAATGGTAAATATGTTGGCGATCAGGGACCTGTCGATAACTACACTGTGTTTAATTTAAGTGGTCAGTATCAGTTCGCAGACAACTGGAAAAGTTTTATCGGGATAGAAAACCTATTTAACCAAGACTACTTCCCTGCCCGTGCGCAATCTTACACCTATGGTGGATACAACATTAAAGGTTTAGGTACAACGGCCACAGTGGGTGTTACTTATCAATTTTGA
- a CDS encoding cation diffusion facilitator family transporter, with protein MGHGHSHSHVDDNQSDKQLTLAVFINVLLTAVQVVGGVFSGSLSLIADALHNLSDAASIFIALVARKIGNKQADTTHHFGYKRAEILATLFNSTTLIVIGGYLIFEAINSYLNPQPINGWIIVWVAAVALLVDLVTALLTFKAGAKNNMNIKAAFIHNVSDAMASIVVIIAGTLIILYQWYVVDLIATILISLYVIYHGVLLLKASCSILMQAAPIGFDQQLISKKLLQQFAITQIKSIKAWQLDDTTTHCEIVMQTDTPIELNAIKHYLHDEFAIEHCVIECCSP; from the coding sequence ATGGGTCATGGTCACTCACACAGTCACGTTGATGATAACCAAAGTGATAAACAGCTCACCCTTGCCGTATTTATAAATGTTTTACTGACTGCAGTGCAAGTTGTTGGTGGCGTATTTTCTGGCAGCCTTTCATTAATTGCCGATGCATTACATAACCTAAGTGATGCGGCTTCTATTTTTATTGCCCTCGTTGCCCGAAAAATTGGCAATAAACAGGCTGATACAACCCATCATTTTGGCTATAAACGCGCAGAGATACTAGCAACCCTTTTTAATAGCACTACGTTAATAGTGATCGGTGGTTATTTAATTTTTGAAGCCATAAATAGTTATTTAAACCCCCAACCTATCAATGGCTGGATCATTGTATGGGTTGCCGCAGTGGCGCTACTCGTTGATTTAGTCACTGCGTTATTAACCTTTAAAGCCGGCGCTAAAAACAACATGAATATAAAGGCGGCGTTTATTCATAATGTGTCTGATGCAATGGCATCAATAGTCGTTATTATTGCCGGTACTTTAATCATTTTATACCAGTGGTATGTAGTTGATTTAATAGCGACCATTTTAATATCACTGTACGTTATTTATCATGGTGTATTATTACTTAAAGCCAGCTGCAGCATTTTAATGCAGGCAGCCCCCATTGGTTTTGATCAGCAACTTATAAGCAAAAAATTACTACAACAGTTTGCTATTACGCAAATAAAATCAATAAAAGCGTGGCAACTGGACGATACTACCACTCACTGTGAAATTGTGATGCAAACAGATACCCCTATTGAGCTTAATGCCATAAAACACTATTTACATGATGAATTTGCAATTGAACACTGCGTAATTGAGTGTTGTTCACCTTAG
- the bfr gene encoding bacterioferritin, producing the protein MKGNQKVIDAFNTLLANELAAIDQYFIHSRMYDDWGLNKLYERLNHEMEEEKDHADWLIKRILFLEGVPNMTKRRDLLIGDDVKSMMQNDLTLELEVVECVKDVIAICEQQQDYQSREILEKLLFDTEEDHVYWLEQQLGLIDKIGTQNYHQAQMGE; encoded by the coding sequence ATGAAAGGTAATCAAAAAGTAATCGACGCCTTCAATACATTGTTAGCTAACGAATTAGCTGCTATTGACCAGTATTTTATTCATTCTCGTATGTACGACGATTGGGGCTTAAACAAACTTTATGAGCGTCTTAACCATGAAATGGAAGAAGAAAAAGACCACGCTGACTGGCTAATTAAGCGTATTCTTTTTTTAGAAGGCGTACCAAACATGACCAAACGTCGTGACCTGCTAATTGGTGACGATGTAAAAAGCATGATGCAAAACGACTTAACCTTAGAACTTGAAGTGGTTGAGTGTGTTAAAGACGTTATTGCTATCTGTGAACAACAGCAAGATTATCAATCTCGTGAAATTCTAGAAAAGCTATTATTTGATACCGAAGAAGATCACGTCTACTGGTTAGAGCAACAACTGGGTCTGATTGACAAAATTGGCACTCAAAACTATCACCAAGCTCAAATGGGCGAATAA
- a CDS encoding AlkA N-terminal domain-containing protein, translated as MVNQHWQKARQSRDARFDGLFYVAVKTTSIYCRPICPAPTAHEKNVTYYQFAHSAAQAGFRPCIRCRPDSAPGSAAWLGSQTTALRAKQLIDQYHECDCEVLAARLGISSRYLRRLFSQYFGLSVTQYRLFNQCHFAKKLIQETSLPLTEIAFASGFKSVRRFNDAFLKQLNIAPSALRTAKHSADLGLTLILPFRPPYNWQALHGFLAKRLIEPIEWLTPTSYGRTFTYKSCRGRFNAEFIADKHHFRVQIDIDNTQYLQPIINNIRRVLDLDADTYLIEAHLSEHINNAFPLTKGLRLPGIWSTFEAGIRAVLGQQVSVTAAHNLVTQLVQQLSEQQEGKVYFPTPEVVAGSDFAFFKMPQARKNALHNLAEFCAIHPKEDDLDQWLTLKGIGPWTVNYAKLRGQSQPDILLDGDLGVKKAQAAASSFESANCAPFRSYLTFQLWQQL; from the coding sequence ATGGTTAATCAGCATTGGCAAAAAGCGCGTCAGAGCCGCGATGCGCGTTTTGATGGGCTTTTTTATGTAGCGGTAAAAACCACAAGTATTTATTGTCGGCCAATTTGCCCCGCGCCCACTGCACATGAAAAAAATGTAACCTACTATCAGTTTGCGCACTCTGCTGCGCAAGCAGGGTTTAGGCCTTGTATTCGTTGCAGGCCCGATAGCGCACCAGGTAGTGCTGCTTGGCTGGGATCACAAACCACTGCATTGCGTGCTAAGCAGTTAATTGATCAATATCACGAGTGTGATTGTGAAGTACTTGCTGCGCGTTTAGGAATAAGCAGTCGCTATTTAAGGCGGCTTTTTTCTCAATATTTTGGTCTTTCAGTTACTCAATATCGATTATTCAATCAATGCCATTTTGCAAAAAAATTGATTCAAGAAACCAGCTTACCGCTTACCGAGATAGCGTTTGCTTCCGGCTTTAAAAGTGTGCGACGATTCAATGATGCTTTTTTAAAACAACTTAATATCGCGCCCTCAGCGCTCAGAACCGCCAAGCACTCAGCTGATCTTGGGCTCACCTTAATTTTGCCTTTTCGTCCGCCGTATAACTGGCAAGCATTGCATGGGTTTTTAGCAAAACGACTTATAGAGCCAATAGAGTGGTTAACGCCAACCAGTTATGGGCGTACTTTTACTTATAAATCGTGTAGAGGCCGCTTTAATGCTGAATTTATTGCAGATAAACATCATTTTCGGGTGCAAATTGATATAGATAATACGCAATATTTACAGCCAATTATTAACAACATTCGCCGTGTACTTGATTTAGATGCAGATACTTATTTAATTGAGGCGCATTTAAGCGAACACATTAATAATGCATTTCCACTTACTAAAGGCTTAAGGTTACCGGGTATTTGGTCAACCTTTGAAGCGGGTATTCGCGCTGTGTTAGGTCAGCAGGTGAGTGTAACTGCGGCGCATAATTTAGTGACTCAATTAGTGCAACAGCTTTCGGAGCAACAAGAGGGAAAGGTGTACTTTCCAACACCTGAAGTAGTGGCAGGTAGTGATTTTGCTTTTTTTAAAATGCCGCAGGCACGTAAAAATGCACTGCATAATCTCGCTGAATTTTGTGCTATTCACCCCAAGGAGGATGATTTAGACCAATGGCTTACTTTAAAAGGAATTGGCCCTTGGACGGTTAATTACGCAAAACTGCGCGGTCAAAGCCAACCCGATATTTTACTTGATGGCGATTTAGGGGTTAAAAAAGCCCAAGCGGCAGCAAGCTCGTTTGAATCTGCGAACTGTGCACCATTTCGATCTTACTTAACTTTTCAACTTTGGCAGCAATTATGA